One stretch of Natrinema salaciae DNA includes these proteins:
- a CDS encoding DHH family phosphoesterase, with the protein MSYRSASTGGAVVEANPLVTESLGDSIRALDPLVLSLLVLAIVGLVLGGWWVFRWFRRPPGARLQRVLGNHDEVAVLMHPNPDPDAMSCAMGIAAIAESVGTDASLQFSGEIRHQENRAFRTVLDLDLESIDASSQLSEGPVVLVDHNTPRGFTGAQTVEPIAVVDHHPGNGAGTKFTDVRTDYGAASTIIVEYLKDIGATMADEDDSAGFQVSPELATGLLYGIQSDTNHLTNGCSRAEFDACAALFSGIDEDLLDRIANPQVSDDVLQVKATAITEKRVEGPFAVCDVGEVGNVDAIPQAADELMHLEGVTAVVVYGEHEGTLHLSGRSRDDRVHMGETLRHAISDIPMASAGGHARMGGGQLSVDHMKGIGPSDGISRAEFEERLFSAMSGER; encoded by the coding sequence ATGAGCTATCGGAGCGCCTCGACCGGCGGTGCCGTCGTCGAGGCGAACCCGTTGGTAACCGAGTCGCTCGGCGACTCGATCCGCGCCCTGGATCCGCTCGTCCTCTCCCTTCTCGTTCTCGCGATCGTCGGGCTCGTCCTCGGTGGGTGGTGGGTGTTCCGCTGGTTCCGGCGTCCGCCGGGCGCTCGGCTCCAGCGCGTGCTCGGCAATCACGACGAAGTAGCGGTGTTGATGCACCCGAATCCGGACCCCGACGCCATGTCCTGTGCGATGGGCATCGCGGCGATCGCGGAGTCGGTCGGCACCGACGCGTCGCTGCAGTTCTCCGGCGAGATCCGCCATCAGGAGAACCGCGCGTTCCGGACCGTCCTCGATCTGGACCTCGAGTCCATCGACGCGAGCTCGCAGCTCAGCGAGGGGCCGGTCGTCCTGGTCGATCACAACACCCCGCGGGGCTTTACCGGTGCGCAGACCGTCGAGCCGATCGCCGTCGTCGACCACCACCCCGGGAACGGGGCCGGCACGAAGTTCACCGACGTGCGGACCGATTACGGTGCGGCGTCGACGATCATCGTCGAGTACCTGAAAGACATCGGCGCGACGATGGCCGACGAGGACGACTCGGCCGGCTTCCAGGTGTCGCCGGAGCTCGCGACGGGGCTGCTCTACGGCATCCAGTCGGACACGAACCACCTGACGAACGGCTGTTCGCGGGCCGAGTTCGACGCCTGCGCCGCGCTCTTCTCCGGGATCGACGAGGACCTGCTCGACCGGATCGCCAACCCGCAGGTCAGCGACGACGTGTTGCAGGTCAAGGCGACGGCGATCACCGAGAAGCGAGTCGAAGGCCCGTTCGCCGTCTGCGACGTCGGCGAGGTCGGCAACGTCGACGCGATTCCCCAGGCTGCGGACGAACTCATGCACCTCGAGGGCGTCACCGCCGTCGTGGTCTACGGCGAACACGAGGGGACGCTCCACCTCTCGGGACGGTCCCGCGACGACCGGGTTCACATGGGTGAGACGCTCCGCCACGCCATCAGCGACATTCCGATGGCCAGCGCGGGCGGCCACGCGCGGATGGGCGGCGGCCAGCTCTCGGTCGATCACATGAAGGGGATCGGCCCCTCCGACGGGATCAGCCGGGCGGAGTTCGAGGAACGGCTCTTTTCGGCGATGTCGGGCGAACGCTAG
- a CDS encoding DUF5791 family protein: MFYEQRMTVPDSPAELRAEYEDDLAAIVERRGSADVAAETGLERDVLEALTAGDSPALTLEEAAQIQSLADGEPDPETMVTMALEHLLLGMSTAVLDVDAVESHLEIDLDAKEVHQKIEGRAPMSFEEFVHVQHVIADGAP; encoded by the coding sequence ATGTTCTACGAACAGCGGATGACCGTCCCCGACTCGCCCGCCGAGCTCCGGGCCGAGTACGAGGACGACCTCGCAGCGATCGTCGAACGACGCGGGTCCGCGGACGTCGCGGCCGAAACGGGCCTCGAGCGGGACGTGCTCGAGGCCCTGACGGCGGGGGACTCGCCGGCGCTCACGCTCGAGGAAGCGGCACAGATCCAGTCGCTCGCGGACGGCGAACCGGATCCGGAGACGATGGTCACGATGGCCCTCGAGCACCTGCTGCTGGGGATGTCCACGGCGGTACTCGACGTCGACGCGGTCGAGAGCCACCTCGAGATCGATCTCGACGCCAAGGAGGTCCACCAGAAGATCGAGGGGCGAGCGCCGATGTCCTTCGAGGAGTTCGTACACGTACAGCACGTGATCGCGGACGGCGCTCCCTGA
- a CDS encoding SDR family oxidoreductase, producing MHVAILGCGYVGVELGRQLSARGHEPIGVRRSAAGVERIEDAGFEGVRADVTDGEALAAVPDVDAIVFAASSGGRGAGAAREVYVEGLRTAIDAFGERENSPDRLVYTSSTGVHGDHDGDWVDETTPLEPATEKTEVLAEAERIALEHPETYGFDGTVARYAGLYGPDRYRLERYLDGPVTAGYLNMVHRDDAAGAVRYLLEEALARGEVVQVVDDEPASKWEFADWLADECRVDHPPKRTKAERLADDDLSEAGRRRILTSKRCSNEKLRAIGYELDYPTFREGYRDAIESRRNGSGD from the coding sequence ATGCACGTCGCAATTCTCGGCTGCGGCTACGTCGGCGTCGAACTGGGCCGACAGCTCTCGGCTCGCGGTCACGAACCGATCGGCGTCCGACGCTCGGCTGCGGGCGTCGAACGGATCGAAGACGCCGGTTTCGAAGGGGTTCGGGCGGACGTCACCGACGGCGAGGCACTCGCGGCGGTTCCGGACGTCGACGCGATCGTCTTCGCCGCGAGCAGCGGCGGGCGGGGTGCCGGGGCCGCCCGCGAGGTCTACGTCGAAGGGTTGCGAACGGCGATCGATGCGTTCGGTGAGCGCGAGAACTCGCCCGACAGACTCGTATACACGTCCTCCACGGGCGTCCACGGCGATCACGACGGCGACTGGGTCGACGAGACGACGCCGCTCGAACCCGCGACCGAAAAGACCGAGGTGCTCGCCGAGGCCGAGCGAATCGCGCTCGAACACCCCGAGACGTACGGCTTCGACGGGACCGTCGCGCGCTACGCCGGCCTGTACGGCCCCGATCGATACCGACTCGAGCGCTACCTCGACGGTCCCGTCACGGCGGGGTACCTGAACATGGTCCACCGAGACGACGCCGCCGGTGCGGTCCGCTACCTGCTCGAGGAAGCCCTCGCGCGCGGCGAGGTGGTGCAGGTGGTCGACGACGAACCCGCCTCGAAGTGGGAGTTCGCGGACTGGCTGGCGGACGAGTGTCGCGTCGACCACCCGCCGAAACGGACGAAAGCGGAACGGCTCGCGGACGACGACCTCTCCGAAGCGGGGCGGCGGCGGATCCTGACGAGCAAGCGCTGCTCGAACGAGAAGCTGCGGGCGATCGGCTACGAACTCGACTACCCCACCTTCCGGGAGGGGTATCGCGACGCGATCGAAAGCCGCCGTAACGGGTCCGGGGACTGA
- a CDS encoding coiled-coil protein, producing MVDESKNIELTEDDLENKSKGQLIKMAGQLRDRRNELNQMASERASKRDDLNAKTREKVDEAQEHREKRDELNEQVQEHKESRNELNAEANELFDKVEQLKSDMELDEGKDLEELEEEIEQLEFKQQTEVLSSEEEKELIEKIENKREEYEERKQKLDQNEDLEELVEEAEEVRSEASQHHQKVTELADKAQEHHNQMIEAYREADDIRDEADEMHEKFVEAQEAADQHHEDFVRVQKRLRELDKKEEEERKSERDKKKEEAKEEAEEIYQKFKEGETLDTEDLMKLQKTGLL from the coding sequence ATGGTAGACGAATCGAAGAACATCGAACTGACAGAGGACGACCTAGAGAACAAATCGAAAGGACAGCTCATCAAGATGGCCGGTCAACTGCGAGACCGGCGAAACGAGCTGAACCAGATGGCTTCTGAGCGCGCTTCCAAGCGCGACGATCTCAACGCGAAGACCCGCGAGAAAGTCGACGAGGCCCAGGAGCACCGCGAGAAACGCGACGAGCTCAACGAGCAGGTCCAGGAACACAAGGAGAGCCGCAACGAGCTCAACGCCGAAGCCAACGAGCTGTTCGACAAGGTCGAGCAGCTCAAGTCGGACATGGAGCTCGACGAAGGCAAGGATCTCGAGGAGCTCGAGGAGGAGATCGAACAGCTCGAGTTCAAACAGCAGACCGAGGTCCTCTCGAGCGAAGAGGAGAAGGAGCTCATCGAGAAGATCGAGAACAAGCGCGAGGAGTACGAGGAGCGCAAGCAGAAGCTCGATCAGAACGAGGATCTCGAGGAACTCGTCGAGGAAGCCGAGGAAGTACGATCGGAAGCCTCCCAGCACCACCAGAAGGTGACCGAGCTGGCGGACAAGGCCCAGGAACACCACAACCAGATGATCGAGGCCTATCGCGAGGCCGACGACATCCGTGACGAGGCCGACGAGATGCACGAGAAGTTCGTCGAGGCCCAGGAGGCCGCCGACCAGCACCACGAGGACTTCGTCCGCGTCCAGAAGCGCCTGCGCGAACTGGACAAGAAAGAAGAGGAAGAGCGCAAGTCCGAGCGCGACAAGAAGAAAGAGGAGGCCAAAGAGGAGGCCGAGGAGATCTATCAGAAGTTCAAGGAAGGCGAAACCCTCGACACCGAGGACCTGATGAAACTCCAGAAGACGGGACTGCTCTAA
- a CDS encoding glycoside hydrolase family 2 protein: MTDEWTGGVVTDRGGDAPPTVAEWEPVSVPGRPAAFDDEGPIAYRTTFADPRADETERALLDLRGAYDRATVWMNGSRLATHEPYFVPARLEFDPRPENELIVLCERPDSVAGIYGTDAVPDGVGTPGIWWDVAVESRPRTFLRRFEVRPRLETGTESDATGDAAASATNATADGAGAGLDVTLEVDAGAAIDDAVTLSLRPEGFRGGAAMERLPVEAAAGERTTLSKTISIEEPSLWWPREYGPQNRYSVRAKLGGDTVERTVGLRHVERDADGLLLNGRRVRARGFTRLPGGDPREDVRRAVDANATLLRARAHVPPPAFYEACDEAGILVWQDLPVSGPDLPIDRGRELAAALDETYGRHPSLAMYGVQDQPADPYAEPLGDGLLAKLAVRYRAWRTAVDHGPAAAVADTVADELPVVPVTGPPGTDPDAAHLFPGWQYLAAADIDWLLETYPSLGELVGGFGAGSLAADNVEPAAIPGLGSGMLEGRAAGAEESQREQARTLKTVAESLRRRECGVLAASTLRDTAPDGGMGVHTAEGEPKRAAEAIAQSYEPVQAVLDGPAAPGTVGITLCNDTHEALEPIVGWRVGDTTEMERVSVGPLETTAVGTVRIPRGTERVDLEVAVDDTTIRNRYHL; encoded by the coding sequence ATGACCGACGAGTGGACCGGGGGGGTCGTCACGGACCGCGGCGGAGACGCCCCGCCGACCGTCGCGGAGTGGGAGCCTGTTTCGGTCCCCGGCCGACCGGCCGCGTTCGACGACGAGGGACCGATCGCCTACCGAACGACGTTCGCGGATCCTCGAGCGGACGAGACCGAACGCGCGCTGCTCGACCTCCGCGGTGCGTACGACCGCGCGACGGTCTGGATGAACGGCAGCCGGCTGGCGACGCACGAACCGTACTTCGTCCCGGCCCGCCTCGAGTTCGACCCCCGTCCGGAGAACGAACTGATCGTCCTCTGTGAACGACCCGATTCCGTCGCCGGCATCTACGGGACCGACGCGGTCCCCGACGGCGTCGGCACCCCCGGTATCTGGTGGGACGTCGCGGTCGAGTCGCGTCCTCGAACGTTCCTCCGGCGGTTCGAGGTCCGACCCCGGTTGGAAACGGGGACCGAATCGGACGCGACCGGGGACGCCGCCGCCTCGGCGACGAACGCGACGGCCGACGGTGCGGGTGCCGGACTCGACGTGACCCTCGAGGTCGACGCCGGCGCGGCGATCGACGACGCGGTGACGCTGTCGCTTCGACCGGAGGGGTTTCGCGGCGGCGCTGCGATGGAGCGCCTCCCGGTCGAAGCGGCCGCGGGTGAGCGCACGACGCTGTCGAAGACGATCTCGATCGAGGAGCCGTCGCTGTGGTGGCCTCGCGAGTACGGACCGCAGAACCGGTATTCGGTCCGGGCGAAACTGGGCGGCGACACCGTCGAGCGGACCGTCGGCCTTCGCCACGTCGAACGGGATGCGGACGGTCTCTTGCTCAACGGTCGGCGCGTCCGGGCCCGCGGCTTCACGCGATTGCCCGGCGGCGACCCGCGCGAGGACGTCCGCCGCGCCGTCGACGCGAACGCGACGTTGCTCCGTGCACGTGCGCACGTTCCACCGCCGGCGTTCTACGAGGCCTGCGACGAGGCCGGGATCCTCGTCTGGCAGGATCTGCCCGTTAGCGGCCCCGACCTCCCGATCGATCGGGGCCGGGAACTGGCGGCCGCACTCGACGAGACGTACGGCCGCCATCCCAGCCTCGCGATGTACGGCGTACAGGATCAGCCCGCCGACCCGTACGCGGAGCCGCTCGGGGACGGCCTCCTCGCGAAACTCGCCGTTCGATACCGGGCGTGGCGGACCGCAGTCGATCACGGCCCCGCTGCAGCCGTCGCCGACACCGTCGCCGACGAACTGCCGGTCGTCCCCGTGACGGGGCCGCCGGGAACCGATCCCGACGCGGCCCACCTGTTTCCCGGCTGGCAGTACCTCGCGGCCGCGGACATCGACTGGCTCCTCGAGACCTACCCGTCTCTCGGCGAGCTCGTCGGCGGATTCGGGGCCGGTTCGCTCGCGGCCGACAACGTGGAACCGGCGGCGATCCCCGGCCTCGGGTCGGGGATGCTCGAGGGGCGGGCCGCCGGTGCCGAGGAGTCACAGCGCGAGCAGGCGCGGACGCTGAAGACGGTCGCAGAGTCGCTCCGCCGGCGGGAGTGCGGCGTTCTCGCGGCGTCGACGCTCCGGGATACCGCGCCGGACGGCGGCATGGGTGTCCACACCGCCGAGGGCGAGCCCAAGCGGGCCGCCGAGGCGATCGCACAGTCGTACGAACCGGTACAGGCCGTCCTCGACGGGCCGGCCGCTCCCGGGACAGTCGGAATTACGCTCTGTAACGATACCCACGAGGCGCTCGAGCCGATCGTCGGCTGGCGGGTCGGCGACACCACGGAGATGGAACGGGTCAGCGTCGGCCCACTCGAGACGACGGCGGTCGGAACGGTCCGCATTCCGCGGGGCACCGAGCGGGTCGATCTCGAGGTGGCGGTCGACGACACGACGATCCGTAACCGATATCATTTATAA
- a CDS encoding MFS transporter: MNERASGRRRHTGRTGVFGTLCAMVFLVNLGRVIYAPLLEPFRTTFGASAAAVGLLATLAWLGAAALQIPTGYLLTRLPRHWLILASGGLLAAGSAFAATARSLEVLYVGALCMGIASSAYFVAANPLVSELYPSRIGRAIGVHGTASQTAAVVAPLLVGAFFAVAWPIAAWRALFLAIAVAAVASTVVLFVVAKRATLPDAGKRDRDLLGAVRRQWPIVATGVAVVGAATLVWNGVFNFYVTYLVEVKGFSEGGSRAVLTLLFLAGVPAFAVTGWIADRVRFLPLLLAIVGAFLCAVLALTIVEGTAAILAVTVLMGYIIHSIFPASDTYILASVPDENRASAYALFSGVMMPIQATGSAILGAMIDAGISFDNSFRLLAAGIGAVLVVLVVLTAAGRLPTGANGNRRQ, encoded by the coding sequence GTGAACGAGAGGGCGAGCGGGCGACGACGGCACACCGGTCGAACGGGCGTTTTCGGGACGCTGTGTGCGATGGTCTTTCTGGTCAACCTCGGCCGCGTGATCTACGCACCGCTGCTGGAGCCGTTCCGGACGACGTTCGGCGCGAGCGCGGCCGCCGTCGGCCTGCTGGCGACGCTGGCCTGGCTCGGAGCCGCGGCGCTCCAGATTCCGACGGGCTATCTCCTCACGCGGCTGCCCCGCCACTGGCTGATCCTCGCGTCAGGCGGGCTGTTGGCCGCCGGATCGGCGTTCGCGGCCACCGCGCGGAGTCTCGAGGTGCTCTACGTCGGCGCGCTCTGTATGGGGATCGCCAGCAGCGCATACTTCGTGGCGGCGAACCCGCTCGTCAGCGAACTGTACCCGTCGCGGATCGGGCGCGCGATCGGCGTCCACGGAACCGCGAGCCAGACGGCCGCGGTGGTCGCCCCGCTGCTGGTCGGGGCGTTCTTCGCGGTCGCGTGGCCGATCGCGGCCTGGCGCGCGCTCTTTCTCGCGATCGCAGTCGCGGCGGTCGCGTCGACGGTCGTCCTCTTCGTCGTCGCGAAACGGGCGACCCTGCCGGACGCCGGGAAACGGGATCGGGATCTCCTCGGTGCCGTCCGTCGCCAGTGGCCGATCGTCGCGACGGGCGTCGCCGTCGTCGGCGCGGCGACGCTGGTCTGGAACGGTGTCTTCAACTTCTACGTGACCTACCTCGTCGAAGTCAAGGGGTTCTCCGAGGGGGGTTCCCGAGCGGTCCTGACGCTGCTCTTTCTGGCCGGCGTCCCCGCGTTCGCCGTTACCGGCTGGATCGCCGACCGGGTTCGGTTCCTCCCGCTCCTGCTCGCGATCGTCGGCGCGTTCCTCTGTGCCGTCCTCGCACTGACGATCGTCGAGGGAACGGCGGCGATCCTCGCCGTGACGGTGCTCATGGGATACATCATCCACAGTATCTTCCCCGCCTCCGACACGTACATCCTCGCGTCCGTCCCGGACGAGAACCGCGCGAGCGCGTACGCGCTGTTCAGCGGCGTGATGATGCCGATCCAGGCCACCGGGAGCGCGATCCTGGGAGCGATGATCGACGCCGGCATCTCCTTCGACAACTCCTTTCGGCTCCTCGCCGCCGGCATCGGCGCGGTGTTGGTCGTCCTGGTCGTCCTCACCGCTGCGGGCCGCCTTCCGACGGGCGCGAACGGTAACCGCCGACAGTAG
- a CDS encoding carboxylate--amine ligase, which produces MQRHRDDAGVVVPGIDAPSTVACLRSLRPRGVRTVVGSESRSTPAATSAYRDEFVDLPDPETDLAAYGDALLSLAERPAVETIVPVREEDVYVLARRKGAFADEVATPWPDFETLRRVQDRVELFDAADAAGVGAPETELLDQWDDWDRETIVKPRYTVASPAYLGERFDSASIGSTEYQRPGTRPDPQTATERRGHVPLVQERIPDSREFGFFALYDHGDPVATFQHCQRRGWKYCGGPSAYRESVHIPELETAGRALLDELEWHGLAMVEFLCDPADDEFKLMEINPRFWSSLPFSVRAGADFPYYYWQLAMDEPITSEPTYEVGMGGHLLRGELSYLHSVATEEYPLVERPSLGSAAREVATSLVRQPRFDYAVADDPVPFVQDGMNLVRAWLDSRSDADPPAETEPDVEPGTGVAGDDGEAPTDTSQPLDGDVTRSAQTDGGPISRRSSRPSDRDGSDDADSTSR; this is translated from the coding sequence ATGCAACGACACAGGGACGACGCGGGCGTGGTCGTGCCCGGCATCGACGCGCCGAGTACCGTCGCCTGTCTCCGCTCGCTCCGACCGCGCGGCGTCCGAACGGTCGTCGGCTCCGAGTCGCGGTCGACCCCGGCGGCGACCTCGGCGTACCGCGACGAGTTCGTCGATCTGCCGGACCCCGAGACGGATCTCGCCGCGTACGGGGACGCCTTGCTCTCGCTTGCCGAGCGACCGGCTGTCGAGACGATCGTCCCCGTCCGCGAGGAGGACGTCTACGTTCTCGCCAGGCGCAAAGGCGCGTTCGCCGACGAGGTCGCGACGCCGTGGCCGGACTTCGAGACCCTCCGCCGCGTTCAGGACCGGGTCGAACTCTTCGATGCCGCCGACGCCGCTGGCGTCGGTGCTCCCGAGACCGAACTCCTGGACCAGTGGGACGACTGGGACCGCGAGACGATCGTGAAACCGCGGTACACCGTCGCCTCGCCCGCGTATCTCGGCGAACGGTTCGACAGCGCGTCGATCGGCTCGACGGAGTATCAGCGACCGGGCACGCGGCCGGATCCGCAGACGGCCACGGAAAGACGCGGCCACGTCCCGCTCGTCCAGGAACGGATCCCCGACTCGCGGGAGTTCGGCTTCTTCGCGCTCTACGACCACGGCGACCCCGTCGCGACCTTTCAGCACTGCCAGCGCCGGGGCTGGAAGTACTGCGGCGGCCCCAGCGCCTACCGGGAGTCGGTCCACATCCCGGAGCTCGAGACCGCCGGCCGTGCCCTGTTGGACGAACTCGAGTGGCACGGGTTGGCGATGGTCGAGTTCCTGTGCGATCCCGCGGACGACGAGTTCAAGCTGATGGAGATCAACCCCCGATTCTGGTCGTCGCTGCCGTTTTCCGTCCGCGCGGGGGCCGACTTCCCGTACTATTACTGGCAACTGGCGATGGACGAGCCGATCACGTCGGAGCCGACCTACGAGGTCGGGATGGGCGGTCACCTGCTCCGCGGCGAACTCAGTTACCTCCACAGCGTCGCGACCGAGGAGTATCCGCTCGTCGAGCGGCCGTCGCTGGGGAGCGCCGCGCGCGAAGTCGCGACGTCGCTCGTTCGCCAGCCGCGGTTCGATTACGCGGTCGCAGACGACCCGGTCCCGTTCGTCCAGGACGGGATGAATCTCGTGCGAGCGTGGCTCGATAGCCGATCGGACGCGGATCCTCCGGCCGAGACCGAACCGGACGTCGAGCCCGGTACCGGGGTCGCCGGCGACGACGGTGAGGCTCCGACCGATACGAGCCAACCCCTGGACGGGGACGTGACGCGGTCGGCACAGACGGACGGCGGTCCGATATCGCGGCGTTCGAGCCGACCGTCCGATCGTGACGGGAGCGACGACGCCGACTCCACGTCCCGGTAG
- a CDS encoding tubulin/FtsZ family protein produces MKVALIGVGQAGGKITERLARFDADMGFGAVQGALAINSAEPDLQSLEFVDTKLIGADRVNGHGVGGDNELGTEVMQSDIQQVLDGLDGRVTSKAEAIFVVAGLGGGTGSGGAPVLVHHLQQIYDIPVYALGVLPGRNEGSLYQANAGRSLKTLLREADSTLLIDNDAWHEQGESVEGAFETINQKIAKRVGLLFASGEAVEGVGESVVDSSEVINTLRAGGVAALGYATEIASEDSGENITTAMTVSRQALLTGTSLPDATTADSALLVIAGRPDAIPRKGVEKARHWLEDETGSMQVRGGDFPLDSDRLGALVLLGGAERSDRIQAFMERAREAKESQESESTDHADQFADDRLENLF; encoded by the coding sequence ATGAAGGTAGCCCTGATCGGAGTCGGTCAGGCCGGCGGAAAGATCACTGAACGGCTCGCCCGGTTCGACGCGGACATGGGATTCGGAGCCGTCCAGGGTGCGCTGGCCATCAACTCCGCGGAACCCGACCTCCAGTCCCTCGAGTTCGTCGACACGAAGCTGATCGGTGCCGATCGCGTCAACGGCCACGGCGTCGGCGGCGACAACGAACTCGGGACGGAAGTGATGCAGTCCGACATCCAGCAGGTGCTGGACGGACTCGACGGCCGCGTGACGTCGAAAGCCGAGGCCATTTTCGTCGTCGCCGGCCTCGGCGGCGGGACGGGAAGCGGCGGCGCGCCCGTGCTCGTCCACCACCTCCAGCAGATCTACGACATCCCCGTCTACGCGCTCGGCGTATTGCCGGGCCGCAACGAGGGGTCGCTCTATCAGGCCAACGCCGGTCGCTCCCTGAAGACCCTCCTCCGGGAGGCCGATTCGACGCTGCTGATCGACAACGACGCCTGGCACGAACAGGGCGAGAGTGTCGAGGGGGCGTTCGAGACCATCAACCAGAAGATCGCCAAGCGGGTCGGCCTGCTCTTCGCCTCCGGCGAGGCCGTCGAGGGCGTCGGAGAGAGCGTCGTCGACTCGAGCGAGGTGATCAACACCCTCCGCGCGGGCGGCGTCGCGGCGCTGGGGTACGCCACCGAGATCGCGAGCGAGGACAGCGGCGAGAACATCACCACCGCCATGACCGTGTCGAGACAGGCGCTCCTGACGGGGACGAGCCTGCCGGACGCGACGACGGCCGATTCGGCGCTGCTGGTCATCGCGGGCCGGCCCGACGCGATTCCGCGGAAGGGCGTCGAGAAGGCCCGCCACTGGCTCGAGGACGAGACCGGCAGCATGCAGGTCCGGGGCGGCGACTTCCCGCTCGACAGCGACCGGCTCGGCGCACTGGTACTGCTCGGTGGCGCGGAGCGGTCCGACCGAATTCAGGCGTTCATGGAGCGGGCTCGCGAAGCGAAGGAATCACAGGAGTCCGAATCGACGGACCACGCCGACCAGTTCGCCGACGACCGACTCGAGAACTTGTTCTGA
- a CDS encoding HVO_0758 family zinc finger protein, translating into MKSVRKALRNGELEKDTYDRLVCGECEKPLKTENDPDEIKTVRICPDCASEWKEIR; encoded by the coding sequence ATGAAATCAGTCCGGAAGGCACTCCGCAACGGCGAACTCGAGAAGGACACGTACGACCGACTCGTCTGTGGTGAGTGCGAGAAGCCGCTGAAGACCGAAAACGACCCGGACGAGATCAAGACGGTCCGGATCTGTCCGGACTGCGCGTCCGAGTGGAAGGAGATTCGCTAG
- a CDS encoding PfkB family carbohydrate kinase — MSYDDLRDRLDDLESGDDRRIVSFPDGSIDRWYALTGRGGDRLETADGFAAQLADGGRSFSLEPLEERPGGQAVNAAVQVHALGDAATLVGHLDHPVLSEVPVETRSMGEPRTVRVVAFAADELLFAEPGPADGWGVEDLLAVVDWERVVGADALCCANWVSFRGLESVFERLASDPPEKRHPVVVDPGPIDTVDPAALEGLFDGLSNADSAAPATEIVLSVNPAELDAAAAVVGSGAGVAGGTGNGPADRDRDRDRDRVAALRSALDITGVVCHGPDAAVGATRDETRSLGMVSVGEPQRTTGAGDRFSGGLACGVVRDWPLETALALGNACAARFVGTGVTADPAAVRSVLEPEP, encoded by the coding sequence GTGAGTTACGACGACCTCCGCGACCGGCTCGACGACCTCGAGAGCGGCGACGACCGACGGATCGTCTCGTTCCCCGACGGGAGCATCGACCGCTGGTACGCGCTCACGGGACGGGGCGGCGACCGCCTCGAGACGGCCGACGGGTTCGCCGCGCAGCTCGCCGACGGCGGGCGGTCGTTCTCGCTCGAGCCGCTCGAGGAGCGCCCGGGCGGACAGGCGGTCAACGCGGCCGTCCAGGTCCACGCCCTCGGCGACGCGGCGACGCTCGTCGGCCACCTCGACCATCCAGTGCTGTCCGAGGTCCCCGTCGAGACGCGTTCGATGGGGGAGCCGAGGACGGTCCGCGTCGTCGCGTTCGCCGCCGACGAACTGCTGTTTGCGGAACCCGGGCCGGCGGACGGCTGGGGGGTCGAGGACCTGCTGGCGGTCGTCGACTGGGAGCGAGTCGTCGGTGCGGACGCGCTCTGCTGTGCGAACTGGGTCTCGTTCCGCGGACTCGAGTCCGTCTTCGAACGGCTGGCGTCGGACCCGCCCGAGAAGCGGCACCCGGTCGTGGTCGATCCCGGTCCGATCGACACCGTCGATCCCGCGGCGCTCGAGGGACTGTTCGATGGGCTGTCGAACGCCGACTCGGCCGCTCCCGCGACCGAGATCGTTCTGAGCGTGAATCCGGCGGAGCTCGACGCGGCGGCCGCGGTCGTCGGGAGCGGGGCCGGGGTCGCTGGCGGAACCGGGAACGGACCCGCCGATCGGGACCGGGACCGGGACCGAGACCGAGTCGCCGCGCTCCGCTCGGCGCTCGACATCACCGGCGTCGTCTGCCACGGCCCGGACGCGGCCGTCGGGGCGACGAGAGACGAAACGCGCTCGCTCGGCATGGTTTCGGTCGGCGAGCCCCAGCGCACGACCGGTGCCGGCGACCGGTTCTCCGGCGGGCTGGCCTGCGGGGTAGTCCGCGACTGGCCGCTCGAGACGGCGCTCGCGCTCGGCAACGCCTGCGCGGCGCGGTTCGTCGGAACCGGCGTGACCGCCGATCCGGCGGCGGTACGGTCGGTGCTCGAGCCGGAGCCCTAG